From a single Bos indicus isolate NIAB-ARS_2022 breed Sahiwal x Tharparkar chromosome 11, NIAB-ARS_B.indTharparkar_mat_pri_1.0, whole genome shotgun sequence genomic region:
- the SLC20A1 gene encoding sodium-dependent phosphate transporter 1: MATTVTPLITTAIAATAASGPLVDYLWMLILGFIIAFVLAFSVGANDVANSFGTAVGSGVVTLKQACILASIFETVGSVLLGAKVSETIRKGLIDVEMYNSTQKLLMAGSVSAMFGSAVWQLVASFLKLPISGTHCIVGATIGFSLVAKGQEGVKWSELIKIVLSWFVSPLLSGIMSGILFFLVRAFILRKADPVPNGLRALPVFYACTVGINLFSIMYTGAPLLGFDKLPLWGTILISVGCAVFCALIVWFFVCPRMKRKIEREIKSSPSESPLMEKKNSLKEDHEETKLSLSDIETRNPVSEVGSATVPHRAVVEERTVSFKLGDLEEAPERERLPSIDLKEETSIDGSVNGAVQLPNGNLVQFSQAVSNQINSSGHYQYHTVHKDSGLYKELLHKLHLAKVGDCMGDSGDKPLRRNNSYTSYTMAICGMPLDSFRAKEGEQKGEEMEKLTWPNADSKKRIRMDSYTSYCNAVSDIHSASEVDVSVKAEMGLGDRKGSTSSLEEWCDQDKPEVSLLFQFLQILTACFGSFAHGGNDVSNAIGPLVALYLVYDTGDVSSKVATPIWLLLYGGVGICIGLWVWGRRVIQTMGKDLTPITPSSGFSIELASALTVVIASNIGLPISTTHCKVGSVVSVGWLRSKKAVDWRLFRNIFMAWFVTVPISGVISAAIMAVFKYIIL; the protein is encoded by the exons ATGGCAACGACCGTGACACCGCTCATTACCACTGCTATTGCTGCTACTGCCGCTTCTGGTCCGTTGGTGGATTACCTATGGATGCTCATCCTGGGTTTTATTATTGCATTCGTCCTGGCATTCTCCGTGGGAGCCAATGATGTAGCAAATTCGTTTGGTACAGCCGTGGGATCAGGTGTAGTGACCCTCAAGCAAGCCTGCATCTTAGCTAGTATCTTTGAGACGGTGGGCTCTGTCCTCCTGGGGGCCAAAGTGAGCGAGACGATCAGGAAGGGCTTAATTGACGTGGAGATGTACAACTCGACCCAAAAGCTGTTGATGGCCGGCTCCGTCAGTGCGATGTTTG GTTCTGCGGTGTGGCAACTAGTGGCTTCGTTCTTGAAGCTGCCCATTTCTGGAACCCATTGTATCGTCGGTGCAACCATTGGTTTCTCCTTGGTGGCAAAGGGGCAGGAAGGTGTCAAGTGGTCTGAACTGATAAAAATTG TGTTGTCTTGGTTCGTCTCTCCTCTGCTTTCTGGTATTATGTCTGGGATTTTATTCTTCCTGGTTCGTGCATTCATCCTCCGTAAG GCGGATCCAGTTCCTAATGGGTTGCGAGCTTTGCCAGTGTTCTATGCTTGCACGGTTGGAATCAACCTCTTTTCCATCATGTACACTGGAGCGCCAT TGCTGGGCTTTGACAAACTTCCTCTGTGGGGTACCATCCTCATCTCGGTGGGCTGTGCAGTTTTCTGTGCCCTTATCGTCTGGTTCTTTGTATGTCCCAGGATGAAGAGAAAAATCGAAC GAGAAATCAAGTCTAGTCCTTCTGAAAGCCccttaatggaaaaaaagaatagctTGAAAGAAGACCATGAAGAAACAAAGTTGTCACTCAGTGATATCGAAACAAGGAATCCTGTTTCAGAGGTGGGCTCGGCCACCGTGCCCCACAGGGCTGTGGTGGAGGAGAGAACAGTCTCATTCAAACTTGGAGACCTGGAAGAAGCTCCTGAGCGAGAGAGGCTTCCCAGCATAGACCTGAAAGAGGAGACCAGCATCGACGGCTCTGTGAACG GTGCTGTGCAGTTGCCAAATGGGaaccttgttcagttcagtcaagcTGTCAGTAACCAGATTAACTCCAGCGGCCATTACCAGTATCACACCGTGCACAAAGACTCTGGCTTGTACAAAGAGCTCCTCCATAAGTTACATCTTGCCAAGGTGGGAGACTGCATGGGAGATTCTGGTGACAAACCCTTGAGGCGCAATAATAGTTACACTTCCTACACCATGGCAATCTGCGGCATGCCTCTGGATTCCTTCCGCGCCAAAGAAGGCGAACAGAAGGGTgaagagatggagaagctgaCGTGGCCTAACGCAGACAGCAAGAAGCGAATTCGAATGGACAGCTACACCAGTTACTGCAATGCTGTGTCTGACATTCACTCGGCGTCGGAGGTGGACGTGAGTGTCAAGGCAGAGATGGGTCTGGGCGACAGGAAAGGGAGCACTAGCTCCCTGGAAGAATGGTGCGACCAGGACAAGCCAGAAGTGTCTCTCCTCTTCCAGTTCCTGCAGATCCTCACGGCCTGCTTTGGGTCCTTTGCCCATGGTGGCAATGACGTCAG CAATGCCATTGGTCCTCTGGTTGCTTTGTATCTGGTTTATGACACCGGTGATGTTTCCTCAAAAGTAGCAACACCAATATGGCTTCTGCTGTATGGTGGTGTTGGTATCTGTATTGGTCTCTGGGTGTGGGGAAGGAGAGTCATCCAGACCATGGGGAAGGATCTGACACCCATCACGCCCTCTAG CGGCTTCAGTATTGAGCTGGCATCTGCCCTCACTGTAGTAATTGCGTCGAATATTGGTCTTCCCATCAGCACCACACATTGTAAA GTGGGCTCTGTTGTATCCGTTGGCTGGCTCCGATCCAAAAAGGCTGTTGATTGGCGACTCTTCCGCAACATTTTTATGGCCTGGTTCGTCACAGTCCCCATTTCAGGTGTTATCAGTGCTGCCATCATGGCAGTCTTCAAATACATCATCCTCTGA